The Ictalurus furcatus strain D&B chromosome 5, Billie_1.0, whole genome shotgun sequence genome includes a region encoding these proteins:
- the c5h1orf174 gene encoding UPF0688 protein C1orf174 homolog, with product MAGDSGERKRLPKRPSPGHRAEKASGSITEPDRVQARLVSCADRGGRKERRGKENSAGKASASAARPNPERMEEAECCGSTDRADPGLFFDEDSNQIFPVEQFFGNLDAVQDISHKSTGTEGMSRREYRRRHYYAKEDSDEEQT from the exons atggCCGGCGACAGCGGGGAGAGGAAACGGCTGCCGAAGAGACCGTCACCCGGCCACAGAGCGGAGAAAGCGAGCGGCAGTATAACCGAGCCGGACAGGGTTCAGGCCAGACTCGTGAGCTGTGCAGATCGCGGTGGGCGTAAAGAGCggagagggaaagaaaacagCGCGGGGAAAGCGAGCGCGTCGGCAGCGCGGCCAAACCCGGAGAGGATGGAGGAGGCGGAGTGCTGCGGATCCACCGACAGGGCAGACCCCGGCCTTTTCTTCGACGAGGACAGCAACCAAATTTTCCCAGTAGAGCAGTTCTTCGGAAACCTGGATGCAGTTCAG GACATTTCACACAAATCTACCGGCACGGAGGGAATGAGCAGACGAGAGTACAGGAGGCGCCATTACTATGCCAAAGAGGACAGTGACGAGGAGCAGACATAA
- the b3gnt7l gene encoding UDP-GlcNAc:betaGal beta-1,3-N-acetylglucosaminyltransferase 7, like, producing the protein MDHLFRRNRVLKTLLSLTLVFATLLMIQKFKVVDIRMKEVRLDLKSNWCFSPQCKTKAADGNASAPVTQRAPAAWNITAITCTADSGLRTQSWFRTLDSRFHEFVLHRHCRYFPMLINHPEKCSGNVDLLIVVKSVIEQHDRREAVRLTWGKERTIGGKRVKTLFLLGTPAPGKDSKNLQKLLEYEDRIYRDILQWDFMDTFFNLTLKEVNFLRWFNIYCTNVPFIFKGDDDVFVNPTNLVDLIDFRTQEGKERDLFIGDTISKAAPIRNRQSKYYIPKELYNEPYPPYVGGGGFLMSSQLAHRFFAVSESVKLFPIDDVFLGMCLQKLGLAPEMHPGFKTFGIVRRKVSQMNSEPCFYRHLIVVHKLSPEELLRMWDTVHDMKLTCARKGID; encoded by the coding sequence ATGGATCATTTATTCCGGCGCAACAGAGTCTTAAAGACCTTGCTGAGTTTGACTTTAGTGTTTGCCACTTTGTTGATGATTCAAAAGTTCAAAGTGGTGGACATCCGAATGAAGGAGGTGCGTTTGGATCTAAAAAGCAACTGGTGCTTTTCTCCACAATGCAAGACTAAAGCCGCTGATGGAAACGCGTCGGCCCCGGTCACTCAGCGCGCTCCGGCTGCCTGGAACATCACCGCTATTACCTGCACTGCCGATTCCGGTCTGCGCACTCAGAGCTGGTTTAGGACTCTGGACTCCAGGTTTCACGAATTCGTCCTGCACAGACACTGCAGGTATTTCCCCATGCTCATAAATCACCCCGAGAAGTGCTCTGGAAACGTGGATCTGCTCATCGTGGTGAAGTCGGTTATAGAACAGCACGACCGCCGCGAGGCTGTGCGTCTCACCTGGGGCAAAGAGCGCACCATCGGTGGGAAAAGAGTCAAAACCCTGTTCCTGCTGGGCACCCCTGCGCCTGGAAAGGACTCCAAAAACCTACAGAAACTCCTAGAATACGAGGACAGAATCTATAGAGATATACTGCAATGGGATTTCATGGATACCTTTTTCAACCTCACATTAAAGGAGGTCAATTTTCTGAGGTGGTTCAACATCTACTGCACAAATGTGCCCTTCATTTTCAAAGGGGATGATGATGTCTTTGTCAACCCAACTAACCTGGTGGATCTCATAGACTTCCGAACACAGGAGGGCAAAGAACGTGACCTGTTTATTGGGGACACCATTTCAAAAGCAGCGCCTATCAGAAATCGGCAGAGTAAGTACTATATACCCAAAGAGCTATATAACGAGCCATATCCACCCTACGTAGGTGGTGGAGGGTTTCTCATGTCCTCTCAGCTGGCACATAGATTTTTTGCAGTGTCCGAGAGTGTGAAGCTTTTCCCCATTGATGACGTCTTCTTGGGCATGTGCCTTCAGAAGTTAGGGCTGGCACCAGAAATGCACCCAGGCTTTAAAACATTTGGGATCGTGAGGCGCAAGGTGAGCCAGATGAACAGTGAGCCATGTTTCTACCGCCACCTCATTGTGGTGCACAAACTGAGCCCAGAGGAACTGCTGAGGATGTGGGACACGGTGCACGACATGAAGCTTACCTGTGCCAGAAAGGGTATCGATTGA